A portion of the Bifidobacterium sp. ESL0800 genome contains these proteins:
- the sepH gene encoding septation protein SepH codes for MSISSVTDARFDHVDEDGELVFVSKGLKFRIPVDDTLEHAILEARQILSEAEEINNPGLAQTLPISSIQALIRAGAQPEKVAEKYGLSQALVRRFSAAVETEKQYAIEQFLAVSAPKGSKVHSVEDLIACTLAAARIGMESVKWGATRRGREPWLITATFSTQRNRIRAEWTWNMHDNTVECQNTAAQILLGETDTSIQRERTGEKTSDAAAQVVGSGQTQENTEGTATNATASSARSDDNDAMAASTFAASQALPGDSVRSARIASTVASMQEQTHEEPETSQPRSGADPVSDGNAEDNSVAMGSVSLPYPAPTIGRQSTSTNPQTPSMTATPSVPADAMSLPLPDRTNETPSQTFSVLGNESPQQPGTDHSDTAQLADERNQTAKDGNNGSEHHDHKHGKRKSGRSAVPSWDEILFGE; via the coding sequence ATGTCAATCAGTTCAGTTACGGATGCTCGGTTCGACCATGTCGACGAGGATGGCGAGCTGGTGTTCGTTTCGAAGGGATTGAAGTTCCGGATACCGGTGGATGACACGTTGGAGCATGCCATTCTCGAGGCACGCCAAATACTTAGCGAGGCCGAGGAAATCAATAATCCAGGACTGGCGCAAACCCTACCAATATCAAGCATTCAGGCACTGATCAGAGCCGGCGCGCAGCCTGAAAAAGTGGCCGAGAAATACGGTCTGAGCCAGGCGTTGGTACGACGTTTTTCCGCCGCGGTCGAGACGGAAAAGCAATACGCCATCGAACAGTTCCTTGCCGTTTCCGCACCCAAAGGAAGCAAGGTCCACTCTGTCGAAGATCTCATCGCGTGTACGCTCGCCGCCGCCCGCATCGGCATGGAATCCGTCAAGTGGGGCGCGACACGCCGGGGAAGGGAACCTTGGCTGATTACGGCGACATTCAGCACCCAGCGCAATCGCATACGTGCCGAATGGACGTGGAATATGCATGACAACACCGTCGAATGCCAGAACACGGCGGCGCAGATACTGCTCGGCGAGACGGACACCAGCATTCAACGTGAACGTACCGGCGAGAAGACGTCGGATGCAGCCGCTCAGGTCGTCGGCTCAGGGCAAACGCAGGAAAACACCGAAGGCACCGCCACGAACGCAACGGCATCGTCGGCTAGAAGCGATGACAATGACGCGATGGCAGCGTCGACGTTTGCCGCATCGCAGGCCCTGCCCGGTGATTCCGTGCGTTCCGCGCGAATCGCCAGCACCGTGGCCTCCATGCAGGAACAGACACATGAGGAGCCCGAGACTTCCCAGCCCCGTTCTGGCGCAGATCCGGTTTCCGACGGCAACGCCGAAGACAATTCCGTCGCCATGGGTTCCGTCTCCCTGCCTTACCCGGCACCAACCATAGGCCGACAGTCGACTTCAACAAATCCTCAAACCCCGTCTATGACGGCGACGCCAAGCGTGCCGGCGGATGCCATGTCGCTACCGCTGCCCGACCGCACCAACGAAACGCCGTCGCAGACCTTCAGCGTACTCGGCAACGAGTCGCCGCAACAGCCCGGAACCGACCATTCCGACACGGCCCAACTTGCCGACGAACGCAATCAGACGGCGAAAGACGGCAACAACGGTAGCGAACACCACGATCACAAACACGGCAAGCGCAAATCGGGACGTTCCGCTGTGCCCAGTTGGGACGAGATTCTGTTCGGAGAATGA
- a CDS encoding DUF4193 domain-containing protein, which yields MAQDYDSPRNKDEDEESLQALSKSSRDSAEDIDDDENAIAEDYELPGADLSNEDSSVTVIPMQGDEFICSECFLVKHRSQLDHMGPDGPVCKECAA from the coding sequence ATGGCCCAAGATTATGATTCCCCTCGCAACAAGGACGAGGACGAGGAATCCCTTCAGGCGTTGAGTAAAAGCAGCAGGGACTCCGCCGAGGACATCGACGACGACGAGAACGCCATCGCCGAGGATTACGAGTTGCCCGGTGCGGATTTGAGCAACGAGGATTCCTCGGTGACCGTCATTCCCATGCAGGGAGACGAGTTCATCTGCTCGGAGTGCTTCCTGGTCAAGCACCGCAGCCAACTTGACCATATGGGCCCCGACGGCCCGGTCTGCAAGGAGTGCGCCGCCTGA